One window from the genome of Salvelinus sp. IW2-2015 linkage group LG30, ASM291031v2, whole genome shotgun sequence encodes:
- the LOC111955381 gene encoding zinc finger protein 516-like, whose protein sequence is MEVEPKQEQAVQSKADAVKSDQVEDEATASGHTCGLCGRSFPLLSSLSQHMRRHTGEKPYKCPYCEHRAAQKGGLKAHIRSHKLGLLSRSLGKLDGEEGVGEQGQTRGDPKKLDSPADNLANGTSAKKHKVNGKTKNKSSKKKGEEAVVQDDGKEDEPQTTTEGDSLPGGTFWVDNGDGAGSFPCGSCSQVFPQALLLKAHMKKHRGLLDHGCRICGRRFRQAWFLQSHMRIHRAKSQLRGGSGDSSESQTTLNGVPREPASLVNDDCLYELCAGCGNFFYDRKALRLHERVHKQSHAPSKPPQQDPDNSSSSPAAKRRFLECLNLRATGAGEAAMEGSLGRRIPELDPVCSYHAWQLVTRGCVVEVTDKSLGWEERLVDAEVAFAREKGEYVPLKQEKRKRQLDSSQSKKKKGAQDVVINGGSGGISLQQRDSRNSRTLLNGLSAETFGILQKKKVKDGHQSSKQGTKSNSASQPSTPRQEDSLSSSSIKRNSIKNTTYEDTKPYFCEHCDFRTRDPSSFTSHMHKDVRDAHNHILGAIMEDPSHXAPKASGYVEYLRLKSTLLSQPYTNPYICPPGQERAASSCQSEKSRSLKVKGQSSQDAIIYASLLNLSAXPEGQEEDGGVNPVAAASEGKLVRHQCPFCAHTTHYLEVLWIHQRVAHRVDSGSSLAPKWAPYVTGFKGPKAAGRRTGPPPFLEGKDCPALSVPRAQRTQAPGSTATQPSGGGTKRPKTYTSSTTATSQPNTSQAMVSASRTSTRSPPGGGKSLLPQKKKSSRPTHTEEVANKSVRSKTKAHPKAPAATTTVSTNIQGFSQQSTSSPKTGHYRTAAEGSLLPQEGLGFILARNHGRTDHASHLTPDRTHLHPQPHPHPHSHPRDPPAALKGQDLWSVTNMVAAQGSSGYQAPTTLLGHGKRESTAGDSRDTPMDMGILGLLKNYNPHELAALYQHWGFVDPRLEPQGILQYNGHFENEVHSSTEASKQVIGCSATSTASLRKGT, encoded by the exons ATGGAGGTGGAGCCGAAGCAGGAGCAGGCGGTCCAAAGCAAGGCCGACGCTGTCAAGAGTGACCAGGTGGAGGACGAGGCGACGGCCTCTGGCCACACCTGTGGCCTCTGTGGACGGAGCTTCCCTCTCCTGAGCTCGCTGTCCCAGCACATGCGCAGGCACACTGGGGAGAAGCCCTACAAGTGTCCCTACTGTGAACACCGGGCTGCTCAGAAGGGCGGCCTGAAAGCCCACATCCGCAGCCACAAGCTGGGCCTGCTCAGCCGGAGCCTGGGCAAGTTGGACGGTGAGGAGGGGGTTGGGGAGCAAGGACAAACACGGGGGGACCCTAAGAAACTGGATAGTCCCGCTGACAACCTCGCCAATGGCACCTCGGCTAAGAAGCACAAAGTCAACGGCAAGACGAAAAATAAAAGCTCCAAGAAGAAAGGCGAAGAAGCAGTCGTCCAGGATGACGGCAAGGAGGACGAGCCGCAAACCACGACTGAGGGCGACTCACTTCCGGGAGGGACCTTCTGGGTGGACAATGGGGACGGTGCGGGTTCCTTTCCCTGCGGCTCTTGCAGCCAGGTCTTCCCCCAGGCCCTGCTCCTCAAGGCCCACATGAAGAAGCACCGCGGCCTCCTGGACCACGGTTGCCGCATCTGCGGCCGYCGCTTCCGCCAGGCCTGGTTCCTCCAGAGCCACATGCGGATTCATCGGGCCAAGAGTCAGCTGCGGGGTGGGAGTGGCGACAGCAGCGAGTCTCAGACCACCCTCAACGGGGTCCCCCGGGAGCCGGCGTCCCTGGTGAACGATGACTGTCTCTACGAGCTGTGTGCCGGCTGCGGCAACTTCTTCtacgaccgcaaggccctccgGCTGCACGAGAGGGTCCACAAGCAGAGCCACGCCCCCAGCAAGCCGCCGCAGCAAGACCCCGACAACAGCTCTTCGTCACCTGCCGCCAAGAGGCGCTTCCTGGAATGCCTTAACCTCAGGGCAACCGGGGCTGGAGAGGCAGCTATGGAGGGGAGTCTTGGAAGACGGATCCCCGAGCTGGACCCGGTATGCAGTTACCATGCCTGGCAGTTGGTCACCAGAGGGTGTGTGGTGGAGGTGACAGATAAAAGCCTCGGCTGGGAAGAGAGGCTGGTGGATGCCGAGGTGGCGTTTGCCCGGGAGAAGGGCGAGTATGTGCCTCTGAAACAGGAGAAGCGGAAGAGGCAGCTGGACTCCTCCCAAAGCAAGAAGAAGAAAGGAGCCCAGGATGTTGTCATTAatggtggcagcggtgggatcTCCCTCCAGCAGCGTGACAGTAGAAATAGCCGCACCTTATTGAATGGGCTCAGCGCAGAGACGTTTGGGATATTGCAGAAAAAGAAGGTGAAAGATGGTCATCAGTCCAGCAAGCAAGGCACTAAATCAAACTCTGCCAGTCAGCCCAGCACACCAAGACAAGAAGATTCTCTATCTTCCTCGTCCATAAAGAGGAATAGTATCAAGAACACAACCTATGAAG ATACCAAGCCATACTTCTGCGAGCACTGTGACTTCCGCACCAGGGACCCCTCTTCCTTCACATCCCACATGCACAAGGACGTCAGGGATGCACATAATCACATACTGGGAGCTATTATGGAAGACCCGAGCCACGMCGCTCCCAAAGCCTCAGGTTATGTGGAATATCTCCGGCTGAAGAGCACACTGCTCAGCCAGCCCTATACAAATCCCTACATCTGTCCTCCTGGCCAGGAGAGGGCGGCATCGAGCTGCCAGTCTGAGAAGTCGAGGAGCCTAAAAGTCAAAGGGCAATCCTCTCAGGATGCCATCATCTACGCCAGCCTCCTCAACCTGTCTGCCCRGCCCGAGGGCCAGGAGGAGGATGGCGGTGTGAACCCTGTGGCAGCAGCGTCTGAGGGTAAGCTGGTCAGACACCAGTGTCCGTTCTGCGCCCACACAACCCATTACCTGGAGGTGCTGTGGATCCACCAGCGTGTGGCCCACAGGGTGGACAGTGGCAGCTCCCTGGCCCCCAAGTGGGCCCCCTACGTCACCGGCTTCAAGGGCCCCAAGGCTGCTGGACGGCGCACGGGGCCCCCGCCCTTTCTGGAGGGCAAAGACTGCCCGGCACTCTCAGTCCCCCGGGCCCAGCGCACACAAGCCCCAGGTTCCACCGCCACACAACCGTCAGGTGGAGGTACCAAGAGGCCAAAGACATACACAAGCAGTACAACTGCTACTTCCCAGCCCAACACCAGCCAGGCCATGGTGTCAGCGTCGCGTACCTCCACAAggtctccccctggtggtgggAAGTCACTCCTACCTCAAAAAAAGAAGTCGAGCCGCCCAACCCATACGGAGGAGGTGGCCAATAAGAGCGTCCGATCTAAAACGAAAGCCCACCCCAAAGCTCCTGCCGCCACCACCACCGTCTCAACCAACATTCAAGGCTTCTCCCAGCAGTCGACAAGCAGCCCCAAAACCGGACATTATCGGACGGCTGCCGAGGGAAGCCTGCTTCCGCAAGAGGGCCTCGGCTTTATTCTCGCCAGGAACCATGGCAGGACCGACCACGCGTCCCATCTTACCCCAGACAGAACTCACCTCCACCCCCAGCCCCATCCACACCCCCACAGCCATCCACGGGATCCACCTGCAGCCCTGAAAGGTCAAGACCTGTGGTCAGTCACAAACATGGTTGCGGCGCAGGGCAGCAGCGGGTACCAGGCACCCACCACCCTCCTCGGCCACGGGAAGAGGGAGTCGACTGCTGGGGACAGCAGAGACACCCCGATGGACATGGGCATCCTGGGTCTGTTGAAGAACTACAACCCCCACGAGCTGGCAGCTCTCTACCAGCACTGGGGCTTTGTAGATCCCAGGCTTGAACCACAAG